CGCCTACGGCGTCGGACCTCACTACGTTCGGCCGCTGTTGCTGACGTTATGAGGCTAAAGGGAAATGACACCTCAAAATTTAATGCAAGAATATGAGAAAGCATTGGCATCTCAAAAATGGAGTAGAGTTGAGCCGCTACTGCATAATGATGTTTGTGTAACTTTTTTTACAGGCACGTTCAAAGGAAAAGAAGAAGTACACAAAGCATTTGAAAATAATTTTGCCACTATCAAAGATGAAAAATATTCAATCTCAAATATACATTGGGCTTGTTTAGATAGCGTAACCGCAGTTTGTTTATATTCCTTTAAATGGCAAGGTATTAT
The window above is part of the Ketobacter sp. MCCC 1A13808 genome. Proteins encoded here:
- a CDS encoding nuclear transport factor 2 family protein gives rise to the protein MTPQNLMQEYEKALASQKWSRVEPLLHNDVCVTFFTGTFKGKEEVHKAFENNFATIKDEKYSISNIHWACLDSVTAVCLYSFKWQGIINGQAASGGGRGTSVLINSGGTWQIITEHLGPNAS